From a region of the Butyrivibrio sp. AE3004 genome:
- a CDS encoding CdaR family protein, which translates to MKNLNLTANLGLKIASLLFAALLWFLVTNISDPVDSVRFSNVQVTLRNTNSITDNNQVYQVLEDSDILSTVTVYAPRSIVDSLSKENIVAYADLENTTNIDGVYYVAIQLDTNKYRNQIQSISGSIDAVRLSIEERASKTLAISATTSGSLTEGYIIGDVITDQNQIRITGAKSVVESVKDASVNVEVTGYTTNIGTNAEIHLYDEDGNEIPRDNLKLSSTSVGVSVTILATKRVPIIYQVSGVPAEGYVATGQIDANPDSVLLAGRMSVLNKIDTIIISDASLDITGYTGNLTTTIDLSGYLPGNVTFGDEDFNGIATVVAYIDKKNDKILNVPYDQIEFTNVPDGYEVMIGEDGQTFSLSVSGLAEKVNSINAKDVSGTVDVSQMVGAGDDLAGEYRANVSLSLPGGVTTANTIEVTVILNKVE; encoded by the coding sequence ATGAAGAATCTTAATTTAACTGCAAACCTGGGGCTGAAGATTGCTTCGCTTTTATTTGCCGCACTTCTTTGGTTCCTTGTAACAAATATCAGTGATCCTGTAGATTCTGTGCGTTTCAGTAATGTACAGGTGACACTAAGAAATACTAACAGCATAACGGACAATAATCAGGTATATCAGGTGCTGGAGGATAGTGACATACTATCGACGGTTACTGTTTATGCGCCAAGATCTATTGTTGATTCTCTCAGCAAAGAAAATATAGTTGCTTATGCCGATCTTGAGAATACAACTAATATAGATGGTGTTTATTATGTTGCCATCCAGCTTGATACGAATAAATACAGAAATCAGATTCAAAGTATAAGCGGAAGCATTGATGCCGTAAGACTCAGCATAGAGGAAAGAGCCTCCAAAACACTGGCTATTTCGGCAACAACCTCCGGTAGCTTGACTGAAGGGTATATAATAGGGGATGTCATTACTGACCAGAACCAGATTAGAATAACCGGAGCGAAGTCGGTTGTTGAAAGCGTTAAGGATGCTTCGGTAAACGTTGAGGTAACAGGCTATACGACCAATATCGGAACCAATGCCGAAATTCATCTTTACGATGAGGATGGTAATGAGATTCCGAGGGATAACCTGAAGCTTAGCAGTACGTCGGTAGGTGTGAGTGTTACTATTCTGGCTACCAAGAGAGTGCCGATTATTTATCAGGTATCCGGAGTGCCTGCGGAAGGCTATGTGGCAACAGGCCAGATAGACGCAAATCCTGACAGTGTTCTGCTGGCTGGAAGAATGTCTGTACTTAACAAGATTGACACGATAATAATATCTGATGCATCACTTGATATTACAGGCTATACAGGCAACCTGACGACTACTATTGATCTGTCGGGCTATCTGCCAGGTAATGTCACTTTTGGCGATGAAGACTTTAATGGCATTGCAACTGTTGTTGCATATATAGACAAGAAGAATGATAAAATTCTCAATGTTCCTTATGACCAGATAGAATTCACTAATGTTCCGGATGGGTATGAGGTAATGATAGGAGAGGACGGTCAGACATTTAGTCTGTCGGTCAGCGGACTTGCCGAAAAGGTTAACAGTATAAATGCAAAAGATGTATCCGGAACGGTAGATGTATCCCAGATGGTAGGTGCAGGAGATGATTTAGCCGGTGAATACAGGGCTAATGTATCGCTTTCGCTTCCGGGTGGTGTGACGACTGCAAATACAATTGAAGTCACAGTAATATTGAATAAAGTAGAGTGA